TgaaatgcagagaatcggcaacgttgttctcctatctttctccactgccatcaaaACTTGAGCCTCACTACAGTAACTTTTTTATTTCCTAGAGTAACAAATTCTGTGATGGATATTGGCCTTTGTATGAAGCTGAGACACTGTAAAATTTAAATGTTACATGAAATTTGGGATTTTGGCAGTGGCTCAAAGCAGATCTGCTACAAGTTGTACTAGAAGATTCGATCGTCGACAACAGTGTTGGCTTGATGAGGTCATACAGGAAGTGAGACAGAGATAGGGGTGATGCGGAGGTTGAAAAGAGCAAGGAACAGTTGAACGGAAGATGAGGATGAtgtttgaaaaaacaaacaatgtatttattgaagtttgggtgttatttgatattaattatttattatcatttatttaattattccaaGGAGGATGAGTAACAAAGTTAAGgagcagaaaaagaagaagagcaagTGATCAAGTCGAGGTGAGAAAGgcaacaaaaaaattatcagagattaggaaaataagatGTAAGATATAAGAAGAAGATTTATGAAGGAAGACAAATAGATGAGCAAAATGTAATagtgggagaagaagatgatagtggaggaggaagaggaggaggagcaaCTAATTAAGCTGGAAGGAGAatagcaaaaaatatatatgagagaTGAAGAAAATAAGATGTAAAATATTAGGAGAATagcaaaaaaaataatatcagagATGAAGAGAATAAGATGTTATATACTAGAATACTATGATAATGTCTAAAGAATATAAGATAATGTATATGAGATActggaagaaaaaaaaatatcagatataaagaaaaataagatgTAGAATACTAgaaaatgaggaggaagaataaGGAGTAAGATAGGTTAAAGTAGGAGAAGATGATagtggaggaagagaagaaagaagagatatactgtataaataaagaaaaataagataatTTATATGAGATACtggaagaaaagaaaaaaatatgagataaagaaaaataagatgTAGAATACTAGAAAGATAGGTTAAAGTAGGAGAAGATGAtagtggagaaggagaagaaagaggagagaaaagaagtgaagaggaaggaggagaaacGGGAGAAGGTAGACGAGGATGTAGAGAGGAagggagaaggaggtgaagattgaggagaaggagaggagaagtaCGAAGGATAAGAATGAGGATgatggagaaagaggaggaggaggaggaggaggaggaggaggaggagaggaagaaatcAGATGATGCCATCACCGTATCTATCTAATCGTCGTGCAACGACTTGGACCAACCAAGTCTCACTGGTCACTGCCAATAAAATTCGAAcaaagcatcatcatcatcttaacACCAACAAAAATCAGTTTTGCATCAAGtgccaaatttatttattgtggcCGCTGGGAAGCGGGTCAATGCCTACTGAATTTTGCACACGCGAACAAAAACACCAACAGCCCTCAAGTGGTGGCCAAAATATTCAGACGGCAAACATTTTTTAAAGTGCACTGGTCAACAAAACAATGCTCCAAACTGAGTGTGAATATCGTAATGCACTgcactatatagtgaggtccacgttataatggcagtggagacagcgttgctgattctctgccaaGCCACTGCCACCTACAAAGGAGACAGgaggaggtccacgttataatggtagtgtagaaatataggagaacacaGTTacaattctctgccttctatataggatagctgataccggtatatctgatgtaatattaatagttcattcttgttaaaaataatcaatatttaattCACTCgtcaaagaaaataaatatttattattgagataACTATTTTgctgattaattatatttctaaatcgTTAAAATACTATTtgacaacgttgcagagctgaATAAGGATAATGCTATCTGCTTTAGGTGGGCCGTCCTCTAGAACCTtcttcgtccgaactagcatcggccgaaaactaccgaactcgtctgaacgatcccccaacaaagaaaggaatagatgctcgtccattgcaacagttCATACgtccgatcaatttttcgatccgaattgaatgcgattttccggctctatccggccgaactaactagtcgagctgagacaacaaagtgttcctaacctaaaattgtttcacagtcttgttttttgaagttgttctgttttataaagttgtaactatggacaatgaaaagttgataagtttggttcaagagcatgttccattgtgggatatgcaagacaaaagatatcatcgtcgtgatgttcaaaggaatctgtggacaaagattgctgaacaaataggatctgaaagtaagattattgtaatgaataactaatttagtggatatttgtttatccattttcaaaatctcaatataatcattgtttatgaaaaatgttggtgactatgatagtagttaattcaatattggcaaccagccaactactgaactagactgacgtaaacggtttcAATggacggccggcagattcgtccgatccaacggctgaacggatcggttgaatacggttccagtggacggttacccttatACAAATCTGTCTCACTAGAATGAGATTcgcgttataaagtcagtggaaaaTGATAGAGCTACAGGTTGGCTGATTTTCAGTTATCACTGCCTtctagatagctgtgattctaGTTATCCAGGTATATCTAACAAAAAATTCTGATACCGTACTTTACAGAAAAATAccgaacaaaataaaatagtctCTCCTATCTGGTTTCAATGGAATAAACTGataacaaattaaataataaaacaaaattctaCTTTGTAGttagaaattttaaaatgattcaattattatattgacgagtcaattatatttttgatttggtATGCTTCTTGGAAGAACAAAATGAGTAATTTCTAGTTTGTCACGTAAATCAGTGGAAAATTGATACGTCAATGAAATTATCACGTAATACTTCACTGTATCAGTATCTAACAGTCTAACATTTTTATGTACTGTTTATCAACTATTTTTGgatctttaatttttcaaaCGTTGAGCTAACAACTAGAACTCTTAATTCCTACCTTACAAACTAGCAATTGCTAGTTCATAACTTGTCTACTAGCCTTATAATGAAAACTGAATTAGAACAAAAAAGCCAAGTGATTATcatacaataattcaataagaaaCTGAGTTATCTATTTAATGACTTAACTGAAGAAGATTAAGTGAAATAGGATTTAACGCAGTAAAACACACAATGGAAAAATGACAGCATTTTCTCATTTGACCTATTAAAATGCCGTAACTATATCAACTGATTCCAAAGATCTTCAAGTGCCGGAATACAAATATACTGTTGTAATCAagtttattattgaagaataatcatTTCATACGATTACTTACTGTTGTTTATGtgaaaaatccaaaattttcTAGCGATCGTCTTCTTAGGCAGATTATTCCAACACTTTCACTTTACAATGTTTCACTTCAGCAGCTATTCTTGGCACAGTTAAAAAGAGAATAATATAGTCAGAACTTATTCCAATAAgtgttttgaaataataaaacaatgaatTTCATTTATCCTGATTTTAGAAAGACATTACTATGAAATTCATACACCAGCTTTTCAGCTGATGAGTTTTCTTTGTATGCAATTCTACTGAAACGGGATGTTTTGTGACGACTGGATGTGGACCAAATTATGAAGCCTTCACTGAGCAGCTGATGTTGAAAATAGATTATTCAGAAAAAatcgttttcaacaataataatgaaatgggAAGAATTCTTgagatttaaatataaattaaactttgaaaaatacaataaattcttTGAATCTGTCTTTTGATTTTTGTTATGAAATCCTCTGATTGGGAGACAACTACCAACTCGATAGAATTCTACAATAATGTAAAGCCTTTTCTCaacaattttatttctattggatgaaaaaaatactatgaattatcaattttacaacttttattgatttgataagATATTCATAATGACTAAATCTGTATGTTGGCAAAACTGAGAATCAGCAGTTTCCATTTTGTCGTCTGCCCGAGACACAAAAAGTTAGGTTATGTTATTGCTCAGTTCAGTTAGTGTGTTGATTTACCAATGCATAGTAATTTGCGTACTATTATTGTAATTGTAAAGTTTTATTAGACTATGATGCTTCGTAAACTTGCTCTCCTCACTTCTAACTGTCTCTGTAAGCGTTCATCGAAGgtttcatttattgatactaTTTTCTTTAATATTTCCAATAGAAGTGTGCAATTAGATTCTGTCAAATTCCGTTATACGAAAAAAGATAAGAAGTTTTATagatttaaaaaatcagaagaCACTGTAAAACAAATATATGACGCATTCCTGATATTAGATTTTGAAAGCACATGTATGGAAGGATTTGGCACGTTGAAAGAGCAGGAAATAATCGAGTTTCCATGTCTGTGGTTAGATGGCAAAACTTTGCAAGTGACTTCACAGTTTCATCAGTTTGTTAAACCAAAACTTTGTGAACAATTGGATCCATTCTGTGTTACGCTCACTGGAATAAACGACGATACTCTTGCCGACCAACCTCACTTTGAAACAGTGCTCAAAGACTTCCTGGACTGGTTCGAGCAACAAAAAACTGTCAACAATGCCGAGAAACCAGTGTTTGTCACTTCCGGGGACTGGGATCTGAAAGTGATGTTGCCAATGCAATGTCAGCACTCCGATATACCAGTTCCCACCCAAATGACAAAATGGATAAATATAAAAGaatctttttcaatttcaaccGGTACTTATCCTTATGGACTGAAGCATATGTTGGAAATTCTAGAACTTCCTTTCGAGGGACGGCTACATAGTGGAATAGATGATTGTAAAAATATAGCGAATATTGTTAAGAAACTAGCTGAAGGCGGATTAGTTCTTGGAGCAACATAATGTTTAGTATTACAATCGAAAGGGTAAATTCTGTTAAATACTCAATCATGTGAATTCGTcggttattgaataaattgttgaTGAATcacatcaattttattttttctgcaGTCTCACCCCTGTGCCACATCTGTTCGCTAATCTGCTGGCACAGCCTGGAATGTGACCAGtgcccaatgaaggccagcgttggcaaaccacccatccacacactggtgctggtcgacattggccttcattgggccaacCGCATCTAGATGCGGAATTAAACCATGCTTTAGCATTAAGAAGCATTTTAATGAAATATGTTAATCACAGTCTAATCATTATCTGTAGGaaacttagggccgtttgcacagtgacagtttgaactgaatttcatttcaaactggattaaatccgtatcaagtctagtttgttataatgtgtttcattttgagtttaagccaccagctgattaaatcgagtttaagctttgactgtgcaaacggccctaaatctTTGGTAAAGGTGAAACCATAGTGGAACAGCGGAGGTACTACTTACTTGTTACtagtctcctcctcctcctcttctccataGTCCAGGATGTGGAGGAGTGAGAAGTAGAGGAGgcggtggtggaggaggagtagaacgGAATTCTTCTtcgccatcttcttcttctcctcctcctccatcttcttctactcccttttcttcttctcccttttcttcttctccctcttctttttctacttctcactcttgttcttcttctcctccctcttcttcttcttctccatcttcttcttctccacctctatcttcttcttctccatcttctccctcttcttcttcttctccctactcttctccctcttcttctccatcttcttctccacctccatcttcttcttcttcatcttctccctcttcttcttcttctccctcccttcatcttcttctccacctccatcttcttcaccttctccctcctcttcttccccctctttttcttcttctgcttctcctcctccttctttttcttcctctccaacttcttcttattcttcttcaccctctcattcttctccttctccctgttcttcttcttcttcttatccctcttcttg
The window above is part of the Nilaparvata lugens isolate BPH chromosome 12, ASM1435652v1, whole genome shotgun sequence genome. Proteins encoded here:
- the LOC111058890 gene encoding ERI1 exoribonuclease 3 produces the protein MMLRKLALLTSNCLCKRSSKVSFIDTIFFNISNRSVQLDSVKFRYTKKDKKFYRFKKSEDTVKQIYDAFLILDFESTCMEGFGTLKEQEIIEFPCLWLDGKTLQVTSQFHQFVKPKLCEQLDPFCVTLTGINDDTLADQPHFETVLKDFLDWFEQQKTVNNAEKPVFVTSGDWDLKVMLPMQCQHSDIPVPTQMTKWINIKESFSISTGTYPYGLKHMLEILELPFEGRLHSGIDDCKNIANIVKKLAEGGLVLGAT